The genomic region GCCGAATATTGTCAGTCGTTCCGCTGTATTCATATCCTGCGTATCAAGTGTTTTCATCAACTCTGCTTTATCTAAGTCCGTATAACGAACTGAAAATATGTTAATTTTATTCATATCAAATTCAAGCCGTTTACAATATACCTCTCCGTCCAATGCAAAAACATACAGACCGTCTTTTACCCTTTGATCTAGCCCGCCGTCAAAAAGAACATAATCGCCGCTATGAATTCCGGCACCTATCATAGATGAACCTTCGACTTGAAGAGCAAAAAGCCGGTTGAGTTTTACTCGAGAGATATTAAAAATATCGATATAATCAATAATATTATTTTCGCTTTCCCAGTCTTGTCCCGGGCCGCAAGAAACTTTTTGACTTAACAGCGGAATTTTTGCTGTTTCAACTTTGGCAGGTAGTGTTGGAATTTTGTCCGTTAAATATTTTGGCTCAATGCCGAAACACAGCCAGTTAAGACTAATATTATATTCTGCTGCCACCGTTAAAAGAAGGTTTTTTGACGGCCCTTTTTTTCCATTTTCTATCTCTACAATTACAGTGCTAGCAATTGCCAAACTATCGGCAAACTCTTTTTTTGTGAGCCCTAAATTAACTCTAATCTCTGTAAACCTCTTACTTATATCTTCATACATAAAAAACCTCGTAAAATAATTACTTTTTTGCAAAACTTCGTGAAACACGATTGACAAAACTCGTAAAATACTTATTATATAACTATCGGTCGAAAAAAAGACCGATATAACCGAAAAAAAAGGAAATCCGATAGCAGCGGACTTCCTATAAAAGAAAGAGGCAAAACTGTGGCAAACAGAATTACCAAACGGATGGGCTGCTGGATACAGTACCAGCTCAAGCTCAACGGCTACACCCACGAGACGGTAGCAGCAAAAGCAAACCGATCCGTAGACATTGTATCACATTTTTTGAACGGCCGTAAGGGTTCCGCCCCTACGAAAAAAGCGCTCTGCGAAGTGCTTGGGTATGCCGATTTTAACGAGCTTCTGGCAGCAATGCCGGAAGATTGCAAAACTGAACCGCATAAAGGCGCGTAAAAAAAGCGAGGTACAATATGGAAATCAATATCTGCGTATATCACGACTACTACACAAAAGCTGAACAGCAAATACCCGAAATAGTTTCACTGCTGCGAACGCTGAATGAACGTGCTCCAAAAGGAGATCATTATAGCATTGGAGCCGCCCCCTTTTATTTTTCCACTCTCGAATACATTTTAACCCACGATGACTATGACTTCTGCATATTTTTCACGCTTAATCCTGACATCGTCGCCTTAATGCAGCAGGTTCCCTATATGTCGCACATCGTTGTCCTTGAAGACTTTTCTACGTGTCCGGCTCTTTTTGCCGGCTGGGAGCAGCTGCCGAGTCCGGAAGGCTCGCAGCAATGGCGCCCTGCTGCTTGGGAGCACAGGGAGACAACCGTGCTGGTAACAACACCGGAGCGGTTAGTTGAAGATGCATTCGCCTTTTTCAAACAGGAAGGCTTGTCTTTCAACCCCTAAAAGAGCGGGGCGTATGCGGTAAGCGAGGTAACGGTATGGTCAAAAGATGGATTTCGGCAGTAGAAATAGCAAATGTCTTAGGAATAGCAAAACGGAGCGTAAATAGGCGCGCTCGTAATGAGCAATGGCGGAACCGCTCTATTAAAGCAAACGGCGGTATGACCCAAGTATTTCAGCTTGAATTTCTCCCTGACGATGTCCAGCGGGCTTATGCAGCCAGCCTTTCAATGGATTTACAGGCGCTTAAAACAGCATTAAAACCCACGTCTGAGGCAGAAAAAAAGGTACTTATCATCTCGTATAACGGGCGTGGCGCGGTAACCAAAGCGATAAAACCGCTTGAAGCGTCAAGCGAAGCGGGCTTACGCATCGCAGCGATGCGCGTCAAACTTATCGAAGCCTATTCACAATCGGGGCTTTCGGCAAAAGCCTTTATTGCAGCCTACGAGTCCGGGGCGGTTGCTGCCGATCTCCGCGAGCGGCTCGGACGCTGGGGCAACATCCATACCCAGTCTAACTTTTATAAAAATTGGCTTGCCGTCTATCAGGAACACGGCATTGCAGGGCTTATCCCGCAATATGCCCGCAGGCGCGGCGGAGCGGGCGCAAGTTTTGACGAAAAAGCAAAAGAGATTATCAACTCGCTCTACCTTGATTTACGCAAACCGAGCGCAGCATCCGTCACCCGCGACTTAGCGCAGTTCGGCTACGATCTCAAATACGTTACCGTCAATCGGTACATCAAAGAAATTCCGAACTCGGTCAAGGTCTTTTATCGGGAAGGACAAAAAGCCTATCACGATAAATTCGATCCGTACATCGAGCGCGACTACACCCTGTTTAAGGCGATGGAATGGGGCTGCGGCGACCATCATATCTTCGATTTTGTCATCATGCACGAAGGGCGCATCTTCCGGCCGTGGGTTACGCTTTTTATGGATATGAGGAGCCGCACCATTACCGGCTGGTGGATTGATGTGGTGCCGAACACCTTGACGATTATGCGGGCATTTTCGCAAAGCGTTGAGCAGTATGGACTTTTTGAAAATATGCTCGTTGATAACGGCAAGGACTTTAGAAGCGAATGGTTTGCCGGAAGCGAGTGGAAACAGCGGAGGACACGGCCTGAAACAGAAACGCTTGAGCTCATTGAAGGCGTACTGCAGGACTGCAAAACGAACGTCCATTTTGCTACTCCCTATCGGGGGCAATCAAAGCCGGTTGAACGCTTTTTTAGAAGCGTTTGCGAGCTTTTTTCAAAGACGCAAGATTTTTATGTCGGCTCCAATACGGTTGACGCTCCGGAAGATAAAAAACTGTTCTGGGGACGCATCAACGGACGGGACAAGATAGAAGTAACCTACACATTAGAGCAATTACGGCGCGATTTTGCGCAGTTTGTAACGTGGTTCAATTCGAGCTGGCAGCATTCAGGGCAAGGGATGGACGGTAAAACACCGAATGCAGTGTTTGCCGAAACCTTTGACCACAAGCGCGAGCTGCCGGAAGAATACCGCAAATACCTCTTTACGGTACGGGAAAAGCGGGTTGTCCAGCGCAACGGCGTATCGATAGACGGTATCAGCTTCTACAATCCTGAAATGGTTCGTCTTATCGGCGAAAAGGTCGAAGTCAGGCGCGACATAAACGACATCGGTAAGGCTGCAATTTTCAGTCTGCCTGATTTAGTCTTTCAGTTCGAGGCGGAAAGCGACGTGTTCAAGGATCGCGGCATTACGGAAGAAAACCTGCGAGCGGTGCGCAAGGAGCAAAGACAAGCCCGTGAGCACTTGAAAGACTACCGCTGGGATAAGGACATCCGAAACGCGCGGAAAACACCGGCACAATTACTGGCAGAAAAGGTAGAAGAGCCGGAGCCGGTACCGAATGCACTTGAAAGCAAAAAAGTTGTCGGCGGGGAGCCGTTAGCGCCGAGGCGTAAGCGCACCTTGCGGCTTCCGATCGATCCTGATTAAAGCAGCACAATCAGCGCCGTAAAAATGGCGCTTACAACAGTATAACAAACGATATTCAAACGGGAAGGAGAAAGAATATGGATAAACAAGACGGAATAAACGAAGAACTGTATCAAAAGTTTTTCGCGCTTGTCGGAAACCCCGATGAGGGGAAGCGGATTAGCCAAGCAAAGGCGGCGCAAGCCTTAGGCTATTCTTCTGCCGTTGTGTCGGCATACAAAAACCGCACGTATAACGGCAATGTAAAGGCGTTTGAAGAGGCGGTGCAGGCGTGGTTAAAGCGGGAAGAACGCCGGATTGAACGGCTGCACATCCCTATTTCGGAAACTGCGGTGCTGAACTCGATCCGTAAAGCGTTAAGCATTGCGCAAGATGAAGCTGATATTGCTGTCATTGTCGGAGATGCGGGAACCGGTAAGACGACAGCGCTGCGCAATTATGCCGCGGAAAGCCATAGCGCGCTGTTAATTGAAGTAGACTCAAGTTTTACCAAAAGCGTACTGGTTAAAACCATTGCCCAGTCACTGGGGCTCGATACCAAAGGCGGCATGAGCGTCATTATCTCCCGCATCGTAGATGCCTTAAAGGGACGGGACACGGTTATCCTGATTGATGAGGCGGAGTACCTGTCAGACGGCTGCCTTGAACTCATCCGGCGGGTCATCAACGACAAAGCGCAAACCGGTGTCGTCCTTTGCGGATTACCGGACTTACGGTACAAGCTGGAAAACCGGCGGCTCGACCATCACCAGCTGACCAGCCGCGTCGGGGTCTTTCTGGAAGTCAAAAAAGATGAGCAAAGCCGATGCTGCAAAGATCATCGGCGCAGTCTGGCCCCGTCTTTCAAAGGAAACCCTTGAACTTTTTTGTCAAAGCGTCAAAGGGATCGGTGCGGACGCTCACCAAACTGATGGGGCGGGTGCATCAGACAATGGCAATAAACCGGCTCGATGAGCCGGATGAGGAGGTTATTCAAGCAGCAGGCGAAATGCTGATGGAATAAAACAAATTGGAGCACAGGAGGTGCAAAGCGTATGTATGGGTGGCTATATCGCAGGGCATTAGCCCTAAAAGATGTAGGGGAGAACGTGCGGTGCCGCACGTTGATAATTGCTGGATTGTGCATAAAAGAATGGGTTTTATCGCACATGATGAACAAACACGCAAGACCATAAGTGGAGGTTATCTATGGCAAGGTACAAGCCGAATATCGGCAAAATCAAAACGCTTGAGGATGCGGATTTAGCCCTCAAGGAAATCGGACTTCTTGAGCACGAACTGGAGACAATCGACGGGGAAGCGAACAAGAAAATTGCAGAAATTAAAGCAGACTGCGCAAAGCAAGGGGAAGGTCTTCGTAAACGCATTACCGACCTTTCCGCCCTGCTTGGCGCATTTGCCGAATACAACCGTGAGGAACTGTTTAAAGACCGCAAATCCCAAAAACTATCCTTCGGCGAATTTGGCTATCGTAAGTCTACCGCAATCAGCGTCAAAAAGACAACACTTGAGCTTCTGAAAAAACTGCATTTAACCAAGTATATCCGTATCAAAGAAGAAATTGATAAGGATTTAATGGCGGAGATGACTGATGAATCCTTAGCGCAAGTTGATGCGGTGCGCAAAGTCAAAGATGCTTTTTTCTGCCAAGCAAACCGCGAAGAAGTAAACAAAGAGCTGTTGAAAGAGCAGGTATCGTAAAAGCCGGTAAACGGCACGGATTTTGTATTGAAAGAGGAGGAGAAATCGCGTTATGGAAGCAAAAACAAACACACCGAAAGCAGGCGTCGCTGGGCGCAAGTGGATACAGATACTCCACGTAGCAAAACGTGAGTGCGGTCTTGATGACGCTTCCTATCGTGCCCTCCTTTTTGGTGCAGCGGGGGTTGACTCGGCACGTGATATTAAGACGTGGCAACAGTATAACGCGGTACTCAAAGCCTTTGCAACGCTCGGTTTCAGAGTAACAGCCGGTAAAGCGGCACAAAGCGGCTTAAAAAAGACCGCATCGCAAAACGGTCGTAATGGCGATTGGATTAGCGCACGGCAAGAGTATTACATCCGGGGATTATGGGATTTGGCAAGCAGGGCAAAAGACGAGGCTTCTTTACAAGCGATGCTCCAGCGCATTGCAGGGGTTACGCAGATCGAATGGATCAGCAAAGAAAAGGCTACCAAGGTGATCCTTGCCTTGCGGGATATTGCAAAAAAAGCGGGGGTCAATCCAGACCGTCCGCCTCATCCTCAAAGTGAAGGCGCAAAGCAGTGACCGACAGCATCTACGAAGCGAACGAAACGCTTGAACAGCTGGAATTACTCATCGGCAAGGACAATGCCCGGAAAGTCTTTGAATTTTTTGAAGGCAGTAGCTTTTATTTCCCCAAAAGAATCGGACTTGCCGAACAGCACCGTCAAATCTTTGCAGAGCTTCGTGCCGGAGCCACCTACGCCGACCTTGCGGAAAAATACCGCTATACCAAATCCTACATCCGCAAGATAGAACACAAACTAACAGCCGAGCGACGCGCCCTTTTGAAAGCCGGCATCACCCCGCCTGATGAAACCGCCAGTGCAAGCGCCGATCCTGTCAAACTGGACGTGCCACACTCAAGACCATTTGAACCAGGAGAATTATTTTATGAACACTGATGCAGAAACCATTAAAAAACGAATTAAAAAGCTTTTGGCACTGTCAAAAAGCCCGAATGAAAACGAGGCAATGGCAGCGTTACAAAAAGCGCAGGAACTGATGGAAGCATACCACGTAACGGAAGCCGAATGCGTGTATGCGTCGCAGACGGTCAAAGCGACAAAGCGTGAATCGGCATGGCGGTCAACGCTTGCGAACACCGTTGCATCGCTGTATGCCTGTGAGGCATTACGCGATGTTTCAAGCGGTCAAATGATTTTTTACGGAGAATCATTCGACGCATTTATGGCAAAAGAGATGTACGGCTATTTAAGTAAAACGATAGACCGGATGGTTAAGCAGAACGTGCGTAAGCGCAATACGCTGAAATACAAAAATCAATACCGCTTCGGGATCGTCTGTCGGTTAGCAATTCGGATATATGAATTGGGACAGAAAGTATCATGGGCGCCTGAGCGTGAACATAAATTGCTTGCGGTAAAAAAGGCAGCGGAAAACAAATTCGGCATTATAACGAGGAGTGAACTAAAAACAAACCAAAAAGGCAAAGCCTTTAATCGCGGCGTAGCTGACGGCGGCACCGTTTCATTACACCGGCAAGCAACCGCCCGCAATGGATATTTGGAGGGATAAATGACAATCGAAGAAATGAAAGCAAAAGGCTATAAGCATTATACCGCAATTATCGAAAAGAAGCTTGTTACCAAAGAAGTAGAGGTATGGGCAAAGGACAGATACGATGCAGAAACAATACTTGCGAATGCTTCCGAAGAATTATCAGATTGTGATTTTGAGGAGTGGGTTGAGTCGGAAATTCACGACCTGACTGAAAGTATATGTTCACCGATCGGTATTGCAGCTGCACAGTCAACGGTAACGGATTGCAACGAAGATTTTTACAGAGACGAGGAATAGGTAACGCATGAAAACGATTTTTCTAAACGAAAAAAAGCCGCCGTACATGGAAGAAACCGAATACATAAAATTAAGTGCTGGGCAAATATCACAGGCGGTGAACAGTCTTAATTATGCCGGAAAAGAAGCCGCTGCGGTCGTTGCCATTATGACGCTTAACGCGCTGGGACTTACCCCAGCGCAAATTACCGCACTGCTTGCAACCGAATAGGGAGGAATCAAATGAAAGAGGTTGTATCTTGTATCCTAAATATATTAGTGGCTTGTTTAGTAGCATTTTTACTGAATTTACATTTAGTTGAAAAAAGACAGTATCGGAAAAGCATTAGGGTTGTCGGAAAGCCGCATTAGCCAACTGTTAAAGCGGCTACAGAACAAGCTCAAAACTGTGTATGCAAGGAGATTTGAATAAATGCTTGAAGTTGATCTTGAAAACGACCAGATACGGGAGATAGACCTTAATAAAGTAGACGAAATTCGCTGCCAAAAATGCGGCGAAAAAGTTAAAGGGCGCATGGGACGCGACGTATATACTACCGAATACGATGTGCATCGGTATACCAAAATACTCTTATGTCCTTCTTGTAAAAAGGAACTTAATTCATGGGCTAGTCCAAAACTGGCAGAATATGAAAAAGCATTAGTTATGCAGTGGTTTAGCGGAAATTTGAGAAAAGAAAATACGACAGCCGATAAGCGAGCGATGCTGTTGAAACACATTATCGATACGCATGACTGCTTCTTATGTAAATCGTTAGGATGGAAAGAAAAATGCGAGCAAGCAAAAAAGAGCTGTGATGATTTTTTTATTCCAGAACTTGAAAGGATTTTTGCCCAACAGAGCACATAATAATTAAAATTCTAAGGAGGAAAAAACTTATGAGAAATAAAATAATTGACTTACACAATGCACTATTTGCAGAACTTGAAGCGTTACAAGATGAGGATAGTTTCAAAGATGAAAATGGGAATATCGACAATACGAAAGTTGAGATTGCCATTAAACGCGCTGATGCAGTAAACAGCATTGCCGGGAGAATTACGGAATTGACGCGGCTTCAACTTGATGCTGTTCGCGTTGCTGACAATATGGGAATGTCGATACAGTTGCCGGAGACTCTTGGGGCAAAAGAAATCGACTGGAGAAAAAAATAGGCAATGGTGTGATATGAGTACGGTTAAGTGGACGAGAGAAATTGATAACTGGATTAAAGAGCGCTGCCCCATTCGTGAACATGGATACACTCAGATTCAGCACATGGTCGATGAGCTTAACAAAATGTTTCACACGGACTTTAGCATAACTGCATTCAAGGCAAACTGTTACAGCAAAGGATTTAACCTTGGGGTAATGAAAAGCGCAAACCATCGTCGAGGTGTAAAACACCATCGACACAAACCGATCGGCAGCTTGCGAGAAAAAAAAGGCTATGTGCAGATAAAGATCGCAGAACCGAATAAATGGATGCAGTATCAGCGGTATGTGTGGGAACAACACCATCCAGGTGAGAGTGCGGAAGGAATGGTAGTTATTTTCATGGACGGTAATAGTCGTAACTTTGATCCTTCAAACCTTGAGCGCGTTTTACGAGGAGAATTAAACGTTATGGCTCGCATGGGACATACAGCAGCAATGTCACGCGAAGAGCGGGACATCTGTTTACTCAGGGCGCGAGTTGCCATAGCAAAGGTAAACCTTGCAGGACGTGAGAAAGCTTACGCACTCCACAATAAAGCAAACTACGAACGAAAAAAAAACGATCCTGCAGAAAAGGCAAAAAGAGCCGCGTATGCAAAACAACGGCTTGCAAACATTATGGCTGATCCGGTAAAGCACGAAGCGTATCTTTGTAAGCAGCGGGAATACAGAGCAAAGAACTGCGAGCGGTTGAATGCGCAAGCACGTGAATATTGGCGACAGAAAAGGAATAAGAAATGATTTATGCGTATATCAGAGTAAGTACGGAAAAGCAAACTGTCGAAAATCAACGCTTTGAAATACATAACTGGGCAGAAAATAGACATATCAGGATCGATAGATATGTAGAAGAAATTATGTCTGGTACAGTAGCCATCGGGCACCGTAAACTTGGAGATTTAAGCAAGGAATTACAAAAAGATGATGTGCTAATTGTAAGCGAACTTTCACGGCTCGGCAGAAGTCTTTTGAATGTAATGAGCTTTCTAAATGTCTGCATTGAACGGAATATCAAAGTGTTTTCGATTAAAGAGAATTTTGAATTTGCAGACAATATTAACTCAAAAGTTTTAGCATTTGCTTTTTCCTTAGCAGCAGAAATTGAGCGGCAACTGATTAGTCAAAGAACAAAAGAAGCGCTTGCTTTGCGGCGTGCTCAAGGTGTTGTGTTAGGTCGCCCACAAGGTAAAAAGAATGCTGCTGAACGATATAAGTTGTACGGCAAAGAAGCGGAGATACAAGACTATTTAAGTAAGAAGATACCAAAGGCAGCGATCGGCAGGTTATTGGGTGTGCACCGAATAACGGTTGATAAGTTCATAAAAGAAAATAATCTTTTGGAGTGATTCACAATGGGGAAAAATACTTTTTATCATGATTTATTACAAACGGCATTATCTTGTGATATTAAAATACTCAATGATGATTTTTGTTGTAAGCTCTTAGCGTGGTTATATATCTTTGGTGGAGGACACGAAAAAGTTATTTACAATATAAAAATGAGAGCGGAAATTCAGTATGCACAAAAGCGGCTTAATCTGTATGCAGGAGAAATCTGCAATCAAACATTACTACCATTACTTAAACAGCGAATACAAGAATGTGGTACACATTTTAATCCGATTCTCCCTGCATGGATAGCAGAAATTGATGATCGATACGGAATAAAAACACGGTGCTAATATAAGGAGGACGGTATGACACAATATGATGATTTTTTAGATTATCTTTATGAATGCGAACTATCTGAAAATACGATTAGCTCGTATCGGTATTCACTGAAAGAGTTTTTTTCAAAATTTACTGAATTCAATAAAACAAATGCGATTAAATATAAGCAATGGCTTATAGGATGTAGAAAATCAAAAACAATCGCATTACGGATTACTGCCTTAAATAAATATGCGGATTTTATAGGACGACCGCAAGAAAAATTAAAAAGAATAAAGATACAAAAACAATTGTACGTTGAGAATGTTCCCAATGATGAAGAATACGGACGAGTATGTGAATATGCACGACAACATAATCAGAAGGCCTATTGGCTTGTTCGGTTTCTTGCCGGTACGGGAATGCGCATATCGGAATTAACAAAATTAAAAGGAATTTGTCTGATTGAAGGTTGTGCACGGATGCATTCTAAAGGGAAACAACGCTTAATATTAATTCCCAAAAACCTGATAGAAGATTCAAAAGAGTTTTTCCGCGAGAA from Treponema vincentii harbors:
- a CDS encoding helix-turn-helix domain-containing protein, with the translated sequence MYEDISKRFTEIRVNLGLTKKEFADSLAIASTVIVEIENGKKGPSKNLLLTVAAEYNISLNWLCFGIEPKYLTDKIPTLPAKVETAKIPLLSQKVSCGPGQDWESENNIIDYIDIFNISRVKLNRLFALQVEGSSMIGAGIHSGDYVLFDGGLDQRVKDGLYVFALDGEVYCKRLEFDMNKINIFSVRYTDLDKAELMKTLDTQDMNTAERLTIFGRVLYWIHPNDDSLHRA
- a CDS encoding transposase domain-containing protein; translation: MVKRWISAVEIANVLGIAKRSVNRRARNEQWRNRSIKANGGMTQVFQLEFLPDDVQRAYAASLSMDLQALKTALKPTSEAEKKVLIISYNGRGAVTKAIKPLEASSEAGLRIAAMRVKLIEAYSQSGLSAKAFIAAYESGAVAADLRERLGRWGNIHTQSNFYKNWLAVYQEHGIAGLIPQYARRRGGAGASFDEKAKEIINSLYLDLRKPSAASVTRDLAQFGYDLKYVTVNRYIKEIPNSVKVFYREGQKAYHDKFDPYIERDYTLFKAMEWGCGDHHIFDFVIMHEGRIFRPWVTLFMDMRSRTITGWWIDVVPNTLTIMRAFSQSVEQYGLFENMLVDNGKDFRSEWFAGSEWKQRRTRPETETLELIEGVLQDCKTNVHFATPYRGQSKPVERFFRSVCELFSKTQDFYVGSNTVDAPEDKKLFWGRINGRDKIEVTYTLEQLRRDFAQFVTWFNSSWQHSGQGMDGKTPNAVFAETFDHKRELPEEYRKYLFTVREKRVVQRNGVSIDGISFYNPEMVRLIGEKVEVRRDINDIGKAAIFSLPDLVFQFEAESDVFKDRGITEENLRAVRKEQRQAREHLKDYRWDKDIRNARKTPAQLLAEKVEEPEPVPNALESKKVVGGEPLAPRRKRTLRLPIDPD
- a CDS encoding AAA family ATPase, with amino-acid sequence MDKQDGINEELYQKFFALVGNPDEGKRISQAKAAQALGYSSAVVSAYKNRTYNGNVKAFEEAVQAWLKREERRIERLHIPISETAVLNSIRKALSIAQDEADIAVIVGDAGTGKTTALRNYAAESHSALLIEVDSSFTKSVLVKTIAQSLGLDTKGGMSVIISRIVDALKGRDTVILIDEAEYLSDGCLELIRRVINDKAQTGVVLCGLPDLRYKLENRRLDHHQLTSRVGVFLEVKKDEQSRCCKDHRRSLAPSFKGNP
- a CDS encoding host-nuclease inhibitor Gam family protein, with the protein product MARYKPNIGKIKTLEDADLALKEIGLLEHELETIDGEANKKIAEIKADCAKQGEGLRKRITDLSALLGAFAEYNREELFKDRKSQKLSFGEFGYRKSTAISVKKTTLELLKKLHLTKYIRIKEEIDKDLMAEMTDESLAQVDAVRKVKDAFFCQANREEVNKELLKEQVS
- a CDS encoding regulatory protein GemA, translating into MEAKTNTPKAGVAGRKWIQILHVAKRECGLDDASYRALLFGAAGVDSARDIKTWQQYNAVLKAFATLGFRVTAGKAAQSGLKKTASQNGRNGDWISARQEYYIRGLWDLASRAKDEASLQAMLQRIAGVTQIEWISKEKATKVILALRDIAKKAGVNPDRPPHPQSEGAKQ
- a CDS encoding Mor transcription activator family protein is translated as MTDSIYEANETLEQLELLIGKDNARKVFEFFEGSSFYFPKRIGLAEQHRQIFAELRAGATYADLAEKYRYTKSYIRKIEHKLTAERRALLKAGITPPDETASASADPVKLDVPHSRPFEPGELFYEH
- a CDS encoding DUF2786 domain-containing protein codes for the protein MNTDAETIKKRIKKLLALSKSPNENEAMAALQKAQELMEAYHVTEAECVYASQTVKATKRESAWRSTLANTVASLYACEALRDVSSGQMIFYGESFDAFMAKEMYGYLSKTIDRMVKQNVRKRNTLKYKNQYRFGIVCRLAIRIYELGQKVSWAPEREHKLLAVKKAAENKFGIITRSELKTNQKGKAFNRGVADGGTVSLHRQATARNGYLEG
- a CDS encoding HNH endonuclease gives rise to the protein MSTVKWTREIDNWIKERCPIREHGYTQIQHMVDELNKMFHTDFSITAFKANCYSKGFNLGVMKSANHRRGVKHHRHKPIGSLREKKGYVQIKIAEPNKWMQYQRYVWEQHHPGESAEGMVVIFMDGNSRNFDPSNLERVLRGELNVMARMGHTAAMSREERDICLLRARVAIAKVNLAGREKAYALHNKANYERKKNDPAEKAKRAAYAKQRLANIMADPVKHEAYLCKQREYRAKNCERLNAQAREYWRQKRNKK
- a CDS encoding master DNA invertase Mpi family serine-type recombinase, coding for MIYAYIRVSTEKQTVENQRFEIHNWAENRHIRIDRYVEEIMSGTVAIGHRKLGDLSKELQKDDVLIVSELSRLGRSLLNVMSFLNVCIERNIKVFSIKENFEFADNINSKVLAFAFSLAAEIERQLISQRTKEALALRRAQGVVLGRPQGKKNAAERYKLYGKEAEIQDYLSKKIPKAAIGRLLGVHRITVDKFIKENNLLE
- a CDS encoding tyrosine-type recombinase/integrase, encoding MTQYDDFLDYLYECELSENTISSYRYSLKEFFSKFTEFNKTNAIKYKQWLIGCRKSKTIALRITALNKYADFIGRPQEKLKRIKIQKQLYVENVPNDEEYGRVCEYARQHNQKAYWLVRFLAGTGMRISELTKLKGICLIEGCARMHSKGKQRLILIPKNLIEDSKEFFREKAADDPLFLSRNGKPLTTRAAAMQLKSIGCKAGVRKEVMHPHAFRHYFAIKMLKATGNDISLVSSYLGHSNIATTAIYTMRTKDEQVNLLNSQMSW